The following proteins are co-located in the Pseudomonadota bacterium genome:
- a CDS encoding HAD family hydrolase: MRYDSIFFDVGNTLYFYNYDFLCGLLSERFDIEVDGAELAAVHRRAQLSVVREGLEGRTHEELWGRTYRRWFEMAGIDGEKAGEAIDAVRTHPFRHLFWSRMEEGTREMLDWFRERGFRLGVISNAEGQIRRLLEHTGINSRFDVVVDSSEVGVAKPDARIFRMAVEGVRSSPERCVHVGDMVEIDVAGARGAGITPILVDRDGATSEPGLITVARATDLPKLSIFSGI, translated from the coding sequence ATGCGATACGATTCCATATTCTTCGACGTAGGCAATACGCTGTATTTCTACAACTACGACTTCCTCTGCGGCCTGCTCTCGGAGCGGTTCGACATAGAGGTGGACGGAGCCGAACTGGCCGCTGTCCACCGCAGGGCCCAGCTCTCCGTCGTGAGGGAGGGCCTCGAGGGGCGCACCCACGAGGAGCTCTGGGGGAGAACGTACCGCCGCTGGTTCGAGATGGCCGGCATAGACGGCGAAAAGGCGGGGGAGGCCATCGATGCGGTCCGCACCCATCCGTTCAGGCACCTCTTCTGGAGCCGCATGGAGGAGGGCACGCGCGAGATGCTCGACTGGTTCCGGGAGCGCGGATTCAGGCTCGGCGTGATATCCAACGCGGAGGGGCAGATACGCCGCCTGCTCGAGCACACCGGCATCAACTCCAGATTCGACGTGGTCGTCGACTCGAGCGAGGTGGGGGTGGCAAAGCCGGACGCGCGCATATTCCGCATGGCCGTGGAGGGCGTCCGATCTTCCCCCGAGCGCTGCGTACACGTGGGCGACATGGTTGAGATAGATGTGGCCGGCGCGAGGGGGGCCGGGATCACTCCGATTCTCGTCGACCGCGATGGGGCGACGAGCGAGCCCGGGCTGATCACCGTCGCGCGTGCGACCGACCTCCCGAAGCTTTCAATCTTCTCGGGGATCTGA